A section of the Citrus sinensis cultivar Valencia sweet orange chromosome 8, DVS_A1.0, whole genome shotgun sequence genome encodes:
- the LOC112497682 gene encoding histidine-containing phosphotransfer protein 1-like — translation MALPMQRSLLRSFVQSMHEEGIVNDDFYQLLAMKETVRPDYVVRAVTSYCLSAQNLFSHLTYHICQPEVDYHQVNTAACEFYARTSSHVLIMHNMFPAWYSIGAEHVKLSCAELIQACQENDKEYCSRALYWTKNEYSKLRRKFETLVQMERKIIDLENGH, via the exons ATGGCGTTGCCGATGCAGCGAAGCCTACTCCGCAGCTTCGTTCAGTCAATGCACGAGGAG gGAATTGTTAATGATGACTTTTATCAACTGCTAGCCATGAAGGAAACTGTTAGACCAGATTATGTTGTGCGCGCTGTCACTAGTTACTGCCTATCAGCCCAAAACTTATTTTCTCATTTGACCTATCACAT CTGCCAACCAGAAGTTGATTATCATCAGGTTAATACTGCTGCTTGTGAGTTCTATGCTAGAACCAGTAG TCATGTCTTGATCATGCATAACATGTTTCCGGCTTGGTACAGTATTGGTGCAGAGCATGTTAAACTTTCCTGTGCTGAACTTATTCAGGCTTGTCAGGAGAATGACAAGGAGTA TTGCTCCCGAGCACTTTATTGGACTAAGAATGAATATTCCAAGTTGAGAAGAAAATTTGAGACACTTGTGCAG ATGGAGAGGAAGATTATTGACCTCGAAAATGGGCATTGA
- the LOC102630115 gene encoding histidine-containing phosphotransfer protein 1-like: MAANASSFAIANLYDEICSTILNRQKHKTIICYMGILSDQNSHIQTLTMVEEPYYAEQLINTYCTSVEAILLQLTSCIELRDVDFSQLAVLARQIEEKSSRFGAEHVRRACADLIRACDQMHKRAVSRALAWLKNEYTLTKNKLQSVAQMERRIMRLLLKEEKRQQQP; the protein is encoded by the exons ATGGCTGCTAATGCTTCCTCTTTTGCAATTGCTAACCT GTACGATGAGATCTGCTCAACTATTCTCAACCGTCAGAAGCACAAAACCATCATTTGCTATATG GGTATCCTAAGTGATCAGAATTCTCATATTCAGACTTTGACAATGGTGGAGGAACCTTATTATGCTGAGCAGTTGATCAATACCTACTGCACCAGTGTGGAAGCAATCTTATTGCAACTGACAAGCTGCAT TGAACTTCGTGATGTTGATTTCTCTCAGCTGGCTGTGTTGGCCCGACAAATAGAGGAAAAAAGTTCACG TTTTGGTGCTGAGCATGTGAGACGTGCTTGTGCTGATCTTATTCGGGCTTGTGATCAGATGCACAAGAGAGC TGTCAGTCGGGCTTTGGCTTGGCTAAAGAATGAATATACTCTTACTAAGAACAAATTGCAGTCTGTTGCTCAG ATGGAGCGGAGGATaatgagactattgctcaaaGAGGAAAAGCGACAGCAACAGCCCTAA